The following is a genomic window from Pan paniscus chromosome 18, NHGRI_mPanPan1-v2.0_pri, whole genome shotgun sequence.
TGGTAAAATTAGACTCTTTGAAGGTAAAAAGAGATGGCAGCAACACCGTTTCCCCTGGCAAGGAAACTGGGAGCTCTTTGGCAGCCAGGGCCTTAGAGATCCTGGACTTTGGAGAACAGAGCAGAGCTTGGTTTGGTGGCAACTTCAGCTCCTGTGTGTTCAGGATGAACTAAGTCTTAGGGTGTTTGGTTGGAGGCACTAACTCAAACTCTCATTTTATCAACAGATCAACAGAACCGGAGTCGAGCTCACATGAGGGAAActccaagaaaaggaaaatcagtTCCAAGGACGGCTGCCAAGACAGAgcaagtagaatttttttttttttttttgcccccaaGGGCAAACAAATAGGAGACTTTTATACAGGGCTGGAACAGCAAGGAGGCTTCTTAGAGACTGGGAAATTTCTTGAGATCCTGGCACTTAGAGAATATGTGGGGACTCAAAAGAGGTTAAGCTTCACTTCATTAAAGTGCTGAGATGGTCAGGATGGAGAAGAGACAAATGAAGTTCACCTGAAGGTGCAAGGGAGGTTGTGGAAATGAGGGTCTGTGGGCACTTTTCTGGAGAGTCTCTCGCTCACATGCTTCCTCTGCAGGGACCTGTCCCGGAGAGGAGCGCAGCTTGATGTTGAAAAGGAAACTAAAGCCCTCCACCCCTGTGCACAGCAGTGAAATCCAGGAGACCTGTGATGCCCACCACAAAAGGCCTTTCATGGCTCACACTGGGTGCAACAAGCGGCACAGGCCTCAGGCTCCAGGAGTTCAATAGCCGTCACTTCAGAAAGCTTCGTGACTTTGCAAGGTAGGTCAAAGGCCATTTATCAAGACCTACTCCAGGTGTTGGTGCAGCAGGTCCATTCTCCACTGACCTGGGAGCAGCTCACTCGGCTTGCTTGGCTCTTGGGACCTCTGTGCGCTCAAGTGCAGACATTCTATATTATGGCCACCCAGGCAGGTTATGTCTTTCCTGCTAAGAAATGGCTTGCTTCAGCCACACTCCTGGCCCTGGGGATCCAGCCATGGATAGACAAGCCCACCCCTTGCCTGGGCAGGAGATAACTGAGCCTCTCAGTGGATCAGATGAGGCTTGAGCTGGCTGCACTCACACCCTATTCAGCAGAGAATGCAGCTCTTGGAATGAGAATAATAACCTGCTACTTCTCAGATTCTTCCAGATAAGCAACAATGACAATTTTAGATGCACTATGTTAATACATGACAAAACCTGAAGCAGTCATAGGAAAGGGACTTGAACAACATactcaaaatggtgaaacctgcATTTTGTAGAGGGCTAAGATTCtaaacaaattttatatttcttgttaGACGTTTGATGTCTTTTGGATGTCTGAAAAAGTCTTGCATTTCTGTATTATCAAACAAATATTGGAATGTAATCATTCATATgcctttgcatattttaaattgtagaaaaataaatataaaattatattctcttttaatttagaaaaggTTGTAACCTCTCACTCTCCCACGCTGAACCCATGGAGGACTAGTATCCACAAGCCTTTAATAGTACTCCCTACGGAAAAatgtcaatatatttttatagtttaataaAATTATGGTGAAATCACTACACAAGGtgtttactattaatatttttacataaattgaaGTCAAGATATGTTAAATGTAATTGATTATACTTATTTATTCTTCACCCAACTCACATTTgcctcattttaaattttctaaatttaaactTTCTTCTATTTGATACATTTCAGTTGATCGTACTGTATTGTAGGACATTAAATGTAATATATTGTCGTTTATTTCACATAttgctatatttatatttttcttcttgaattttaCAGTGAGATGAAATCTTTCATCATCTAAATGTACTTTTGTTCTTTGCCTGATAATTTTCATACACATAATGATACAAACATTAATGTTTTTGAGAATAttcaattttagataattttgtatttcatcCATACTGAACTTGTATTTACTCTATGTGTGAGTTAGAGGACTTTTTATCTTcacttcttctttattttcaccCTGACCTCTCCACACTCCACAGCTCTTGTTTTAGTCGAAGAATAGTGATTTATCATTCCAGTAAATGGAGCCAATTcaatgaaaatatacaaatatacctTGGAGATATCTAGTTTTGCTCTAGAGCAGTGCAATaagacaaatatcacaataaTGTGAGTCACACAGCTTTTCTTgtttctcagtgcatataaaagaGATATTTACACTGTACTGTAGAATAAGACTGAAACAGACTAGGTTTACAATAACAATGTATATACCTTAATAAAAAATGTACTTTATTGATAAAAATGCTgacaaagatacacacacacacacacagatcacaTGATGTTGGAAAAAATATTGTTGACAGAGTCACTGAAGGTAAGGTTGCCAAAACCCCTCAATTTGTAAGAAATCCAACACTTGGGAAGCACAATAAATTGCAATAAGACAAGGTATGCCTTGTAACAGTCAATGTTCACTAGTAATATACTTAGAAATCACACATAAAAGATATTACATGTGTATAAAAGTAATTAACAAGTTACAGAATGGGTAGgagataaaaattacaaaatgatttACAAGGTAAATTAAAAGGGAGACCAAGCCTGAAACATTCCTGAGCAGACAGAATCAGTTAGACCTTTTCGGTGACCTCATCTTGTTGACTTGCAAACAAGCAAAACATAATGTGAGCTATTTTTGTGAATACCTGtattaaaaatcaacaataacAGAACTTAAGTTTATCAGAAGTACCCAAGAAGGTATAGTAATATATGTCTATAAGATAAACCAAAAAAGACACTTTTTTAACTGCAACTaattaaataacttaaatattttccttctgcataTTTTCAATACAATCTTACCTCTGACACTTTGTCATTTAAATGCTAAACCTTTTTTGGTCTCATGTTCCACAATTCATTAGTTGCTTCCTactcaagaaaatgttttttgaaacagattcctgctctgtcgcccatgctggaatgcataGACAGAATCGGAGCTCTCTGAAGCCTTacatcctgagctcaagccatcctcccaccttaccccATGAGTAGCTACAAGTACAGGAATGGACctctacacccagctaatttcttcttattttttcatagagatagggtcttactatgtttcccaggctggcctcaaactcctgggctcaagtaatctctcaccttggcctctcaaagtgctggaatcacagatATAAGCCATCATTCCCAgccaataaaacttttaaaatttgtattgtgCTACAGTTTACTTTTTAACAGgacaaagtaaaataaactagCCATacataaatctaacaaaaatttgtaaaaagtATGAGAAAGATCAtaaaaagtttttgaaatatgagaaaatCAGCATAAAAAAGTGGAAAACCACATCATGTTCTAAGATAGAAAAACTCAATATTACTCAATCATCAATTTGTTAGAAGTAgttcaaaaatttaattttgtccCAATAGACATACCATCTGGTGGAGAAAGCAGGCATTTTATTGCGGAACTCGTATAGatgaaaacacaaataagaaCAGCTGAGaacactttgaaaaaaataattagagtGGCTATTACACTCTATGAGACAAGTtgattaatgaataaatggatagctCAGTGGAagtataaattcaaaaataaaccaCAGTACATGAGAAAGTGTCTTTGTTCAGGCTGCTAAAACAAAGTACATTAGACTGGGTCAtgtataaataacagaaatgtattggtcacagttctggaagctggaaagttcaagatcaaagcaccagcaaattcagtgtctggtgagggtcccaTTTCTCATAAAtgatgccttcttgctgtgtccgcacatggcagaagggacaagGGTGCTCGCTTCAACCTTTATTACAGGGTATTCATTACATTAACGAGGATGAAGCCCTCCTGAGTTAGTCACATCCCAAAAAGCTCCATGTTTTAAAACTATCACATTAGGGATTAAACTTTTACAAATGAGTTTTTAGAAGGAGACACAAGTTCAGATCATAGCAAAACGTAAATTGGCAATAAAAACTACAGCTGGGGAGCCATCATTAATGATTTGGGTTTAGGAATCTGATGTTTCTATCATAAAGGTAAAAAATCATGTACTAATTATAACCTGCAATAAAATGAAGGTCAAATGAAAGATAAAtctatactgaaaaaaaaaacaagtttttacaAGGTGAATTCTTACAGGTTGTATCAGGATTTTTGTGGTTTCTGGGGATAAATAAGACCCCAGATTTTTCTCCTGTGACTTTTTTACTGATGTTTCTGACACTCTTACTCAATTTCAAAGTGGAAAATTatcctttctgtttctgtctatgagaaattcaaaataaaattggcCTCCATATGCCGGATCCTAAAACAATTATTCACTCAGTGGTGCTCTGCTGAGGAAGGGCACTGAATCTCACACGCACAGAAACAGCATGTTCTGTCAGATACAGGACTTCTCCTTGAGGCAGAGCCTCATCACTCATACATAATCAGAGGTTTTCCCAGGCATGCACTGCTCTGCGCCCTCCCACACAGGCTCAGCCCTGAGCATCTGACTCTGAAGGTGACTGATGAACATGTTCCCTGGCACTCTAATTTAC
Proteins encoded in this region:
- the LOC103786282 gene encoding LOW QUALITY PROTEIN: protein FRG2-like-1 (The sequence of the model RefSeq protein was modified relative to this genomic sequence to represent the inferred CDS: inserted 2 bases in 2 codons; substituted 1 base at 1 genomic stop codon), translated to MTGLYCWCHSSRCKGGCGNEGLWALFWRVSRSHASSAGTCPGEERSLMLKRKLKPSTPVHSSEIQETCDAHHKRPFMAHTGCNKRHRPQAPGVQXPSLQKAXVTLQGRSKAIYQDLLQVLVQQVHSPLTWEQLTRLAWLLGPLCAQVQTFYIMATQAGYVFPAKKWLASATXPGPGDPAMDRQAHPLPGQEITEPLSGSDEA